The genome window GGGATCGATGGAAACATGTTAAGGTGGTTTGCGTCTTATCTGCATCGTCGTGAACAATCAGTAGTAATAAATGGACACGAGTCGGTAAAATATATCGCATTATCAGGGGTGCCACAAGGTTCACACCTTGGTCCGATCTTGTTCCTTCTCTTTATCAATGATATAATTACCTGCATACTTCATTGTCATTGTTCCCTCTTTGCAGACGATATGAAAATATCCCTGCAAATAAATTCATTGGCTGACTCGCTAAGGTTACAATCAGACCTTGACAGAATATACATGTGGTGTCTCAAGAACAATATGAAATTGAACGCCTCTAAATGTCAACACATAAGGTTTACTAAGAAAAGAAAGGTTTTTCCTACAACTTACCATATCAACGGGAGTACCATGTCTGTTTCATCGATCGTGAGGGACCTAGGCATTCTTATTGACtcaaaattaagttttatacCACACTATGACTACATGGTAAATAAAGCCGCCAAAACTCTTGGATTCATAAAACGAAACTCGCGTGATTTCAAGCGTCcatatacgaaaattattttatttaaaaactttgtcCGTAGTATTTTGGAGTTCGGAAGCGTTATTTGGAATCCAATGTACAATGCCCATTCACAACGTATAGAATCCATTCAACGCTCCTTTACCAGACATCTTGCCTACATCTCCAATGAGGTTAACCACCGATGCTCGTACGATGAAAGGTTGACTGAGTTTAAAATGGATACGCTGTCACGACGAAGACGTATGATGGACATGGTATTCCTACGTGATGTAGTTATAGGCCGAATTCCCTGTCAAGATCTTCTTGAAGGCATAGCTATAACAGTCCCTAAGCTGAGTGCACGACGTAAACCTGTAGGAGTATTTAATACCCCGAGGTACAAAACTAACTTGGGACAAAATAGTCCTATAGTGAGACTCCCGGCTACCTATAATAAATGGCACAGAATTTTGGATCTAGATATATTTCATGACCAACGCGCGTTGTTTAAAAGGAAAATACTTGAAGTAACCAAAGACTGTATAATTGGTAATAATTTGTGATATTTTATGACATTCTGATATTAATTGTGATTCTTGTCTgtgatttattgttatttttttttatttatataggtacctTATTAATAGTgacattttttatcattttgtatattttaattttttagttaattttatagCTGGTATATATAGGGacattttagatatttttaattataataatgaattattttataatatggcaTTCGAgtagttaaattttattttattttattaattaagtacatacttaaattttatatgattattacttaaacaaaaacattttattttatgaattaattaattgatttttattattatagaatattattgTACTGACTGTTTACATTGAATTGTGTTAATAATGTTGTGCATATCTGTAATTGACATAAGCGCATAGCCCTAGTCTGAATATTGTAACTGATTGTACTGATTGTGTTTATGTTGTTGATGTGcctctgaaataaataaataaataaataaaaaaaaaaaaattctttcaattccgacatccctataatacgacactttgacagtttatgtacctcggagaaccggaacataaaatggcggaccggccacggtattttgatttggtagagaccattatgccgcgtccacttataaaagtcaatggtgtgaaccaatcagtgagcccattcactgcaggactgccgtgcagtcctgccgtgaatgggcccttttacaCCATCGATAATATGAGcccttaaagggcccattcactgcaggactgccgtgttCAACCGTGCTATAGTCAACCGTCAGTTgactaattatgtaataaaatacttcatAAGTATTTaatgtatatactatatacattAAATACTTATGAAGTAGTGAACGGACGTCTTGCCACCTATTATTATCCATAccagtccatactaatattataatacttaatactaatattctaaatgcgaaagtgtgtctgtctgtctgtctgttacctcttcacgctcaaaccgctgaaccgattttgctgaaatttggcatagagatactttgagttccgggaaaggacataggatactttctatcctggaaaaatgtacggttccctacAATTAGTAGGCTATTGTaataatggagaatgttacctaattttgattattagcagttcacattctctgtcaaaaataaagaatattagtgaaagaattacttggatacgttaattagtttccgatttataagcaaaacaagttgtaactatacgacgcgggcgcccggtaacggtgtgacgtcatagcacaattccgccgcgcgggccccatacaataaacgtgattttttgctctatctcaataacggcaacagggaggcacttgaaattttcaccaaggccttaattatatgtgtacctactttaataattaataataatattataataaaataaaaaattaagggtggctcccatacaaaaatcacaatgtttggcctattttgctctattacggtatgtgtattcatgagcgagtccgattagtaaaaatataaaaataaataccctcccctattcccttcccatcccatccttacccttccctattaccctgttccctcttaaaaggccggtaacgcacctgcagctcttctgatgctgcgagtgtccatgggcgacggaagttgctttccatcaggtgatccgtttgctcatttgcccccatatttcataaaaaaaataacggtatgtgtattcatgagcgagtccgattagtaaaaaaatacaaataaataatcggccaagtgcgagtcggactggcgcatgaagagttccgtaccgctacagtgattattattattattggtcggACAAACcgaccaattattattattggtcggTTTGTccgatcaataataataattattatgtcggGCCGACCGCTCAACAGACAGACCGAATCGGGACGTCTGTTAGGGCTCTTATTAGGTGCTGCTGTTTTAAATCACAGTGAAAATACCGTATGTTGTATTCTTCATTAACTCTAAAGAGACCCATTCAGTAAAAATGTACcaatataaaatagaatattttataaacatattttacaagATAGAAATAATCTAAAATCtatctaaaatttaaaatataatatgtttataaaatagttaaataaatataaggcAAATACTTCTtacaaaaatgttgtttataaatatattcAGTGCACGTCTTTAAAAGGCCCATTCATTATCCTACATTGCAGTCCGCTGGGCAGTCCGCCGGctaatgcaggatagtgaatggtgttgCAGGCCTGCACGGCAGGCCTGCATTGCAGGAATTGCAGATTTTAGATAGATTTTAGATTATTTCTATcttgtaaaatatgtttataaaatattctattttatattggtacatttttactactaaacaatggtataaataaaatatatttatatggtAGCACTGGTTAAAAAATCCGCCAAATTGTCAAAATGTCGGTCAATGCACAAGTGCAATTTCCAAAAAATGAAAACAATTTAAAAGGTGATAAATCCACGAAACCCTTGTTTCCGAAACCTGCAGACTGTTCTTATGTGTCTTGTTATTGGTAAGAATATTTTATgtagtttgttttaatttattgtctcaagtttatttactttattttgatTGGGAGTTTGTTtggaattttaataaaattgcagCGAGGAAAACGTGTGGAAGCTTTGCCAGGATGTGTCTATAAGGATTCCAGGAGAACTGGATAGATGTTTCGTCGTTTTTATTTCTAATCCATGTCGCACTGTACCACTATGGAAACAAAGGGCAGGGCGAGAGGAGGATCGGCTCGTAATATGGGTCAGTCTCCTttagcttttatttttttttcaaattactaACCCGTGgcaaatgttttaatttacgATAATTTTCAGGACTATCATGTGATATTTCTATACGCCTTAGACTCCAAATCGTGTTTGGTTTACGATCTGGACTCAGAACTGCCTTTCCCGACGTTCTTCCACAAATATGTAACAGAAACTTTCCGGACTGACCAAGTATTGAAATCCGATTTTCATAGGTGGgaatatttttagtacttttATCTTATACATAAATACAAAATCAAAAGTCATGTCCGTCCTCATATTTCTCAACAGGTTTTTAACAAGACGTATTATTGGCACTTGAAAAAATCATACTAAAGCAACTCCTATTATTAGCATTTGtagtattttgaaacaaaaatctAAGGAGTCAATAATAATAGGATGACTGCCAACTGTCCATATGAAAATGCTGTAATCAGTAGTCTTACCTACTTCTTGcatctacctacctacctacctcacatccttttgtttttaatgtttttaatttgtgtgcatataatataaaactttccTTATTTTGTAGATTCTTCCGAGTTGTATCAGCTAAGCAATTTCTTCAACATTTTGCATCGGACAGACGTCATATGAAGAGACCAGACGGCACATGGATAAAGCCACCTCCAGCATATCCAGCTATTTGTACATCAAGTAAGTacacaataaagtataaaatatatattctttagaattaaataattttacccaaataataataagttgaaacaaaaaaactaaacacCTGCCATAAATTCtacaaaagaaaatactatAATTTCAATAAGAAAATAtcatattgaaataataattatatttacatcTTCTTAGGATTAAcctattacttaaataaaaatatatttctttttgtcaagataagtattttattaagaagtattttatttacaattttttaacaaagCATTTTAATTTCAGCCTCAACACATAATTTGGATGAATACATCAATATGGATACTGGAACCGGTCCAGGCCAGGTATTTAATTTAACTGATTTTGTACAACGATTCTATAAAATTGAAAAGTAGTAAACTACTCAGTTTACAACCAGTAGGTAGTCAAATATTGCTAATCTATAATTATGACTTTAATTGATTGTTACAAAATTATGAttcagttaaaatatttttatttatggttttaatgatgttaaatttatttgttacattctgttgtgtattatttatattatgacatagagttaaaattgttattgagatttatttattaaatacaatatttaaacaacacttaaataataataatcaatattataaagttatagcACGAGTTTATTGCACTGTGTAAAGAAATATTGCACAAAAGAAAATTACCAATTTCACACAGTTTTCTacctttacaaaataaaacaaaatagtattaactattaacacAATATTGTATGATGATTTAAAAGCATTGTGCATTACTACTTAATACATACATATGTATTTACCTGTTTATATACtaattttactaaatactaagcttgTTTATtgaatagaaaatagcatttacaattttacagttaaatattattgtaataataaatatttaatgatatatTCTTTCAATTAAAGATTTAATCAATATCGTAACTATACATATAAACTAAATTTTCATTAGAATTAATATCCATTTAAGATTAAAATTGTACTTATGAtacttaactttatttaaagtaataatGTATGCCTTTTTCGTCTCCAATATATTTAATTGCTTTTTTATTTGGCACAAGCATACATATTGGTAATGtccacaataatatttaaagactGCACACATTTGAGTACCAGAATAAATTATCCTTTCTTACTTATCgaatttttagaatattttataaaaacaacttACTACCTCCtgttaaaaagttattaaaacattttgttttgttttttaaagaCAAAACTGAGAatgtagtatattttattaatgctCATCATGACAACTTAAGTGTGTGCTggctttatattatgttactttattaagtgtaattaataattattgataatattgATAGGAGTGATGAGAGCATTTATAATAGCATTTAATCTAATATTATAGTgtaaattatgtatattttaaagtttttaaaccaTTGACAAATTGGCTAATTGTTAAATTAAacgaaaatattatgacaaccgaaaatattataataaccgaAATATGGTTAAAAGTAACTGAGTTGggacattataaaattatttcttacaGTCCGTCTATAATCTATAGCGTAGCGCGGCCTTTATTTTAGCGTAACTCGTTCAATGGAAAATAGGTCAAACTTTTTCAACCCAATAGCAACTTGCGCTACGAATTACGAttctaaaaattttaacttgttAGCTGCGTTTATGCGATAACGGGTCTCAGCACGCGAGTTACGCCtttgtttttacaaaaaactCTGACTCAATGTAATTAGGCGGTTTCGTGCTGCTACGACTTTAACATAATGGCAACAATTTAACTCATTTTTCACCTGTACGCTAGTtatatagtcagggagccctagaacaattttttttattactatcaagcaaatgttttgtgagtagcttcattttgataagacgaacaacatttttatctgcgaaaaatcttgaaagtggtagctaagagagatagaaaggatttcatactttgatttgatggtcctaaaatagtCAACCAACCAAGtgttgttgattacagaaccctaaaacggaaccctaaccagcaaattttttgtatattggtaggttaatagttatataatttaagagtaacattgacctacaaataaaacaatccatatttcaggaccatcaaatcaaagtatgaaatcctttctatctctgttagctaccactttcaagatttttcgcagataaaaatgttgtttctctTATCAAAATGGATAAGAGAAACAACATTCTATGTTCTAGGGCTAATATGTAAGTTACTTTCGAAAGTGTAAAAGAGCTTAATGCACGTTTTCACCAATCGCCCACTGCAGCTATGTGACTAATGTGACCCTAATGTTGCTTCTTAAGATATCGTTTTTACAATTTCGTATATTTTGTCACCTTAGTccttataagtaatattatttctaaGATTTAGGTGACAAACATTGGAGAAAACTTAAGTGATATAAGTGGGGAGTTAGGGACACTAAACGTTAATAGGTGTTGTTGGAAACAGGCATTAGACTTTAATACAAGAACAGCGTAAACGATCAGATTTAAAGCCTGGTGGCaaagaatagaaaaaaatccgAACTaactagttaaaaatattgtttattttccgcatgaataaaataaaactacttAAAGCCCTCCTTCAAAACTGACCTCTTTTTTCATCtggcatgtttttttttatatgaaataagggggcaaacgagaagagctgcaggtgcgttgcctgcctttttaagaggaatagggaattaggggagggtaggggtgggaagggaataggggaggatagggaagggaatagggtaggggattgggcctccggtaaactcactcactcggcgaaacacagcgctagcgctgtttcacgctggttttctgtgagaacgtggtatttctccggtcgagccggcccattcgtgccgaagcatggctctcccacgtaaggtGGTACGCATGTGGTAGGTTTATCATGGGTGCAAGAATGCGTGGTAACAGAGGACTATTTAGAAACATTGTGCGCCCTTTTAATATGATGACTCGAGTTTTGCCGCATGAAATACACAAAGGATAATAAATATCGATTATAGGTATACAGAAGGCCGCATATAATTGTGACCGAATGACACGTAGTTTTAACCCACAGCCTTGAAAAGAATGAACTACTTAtcagtggcgaagggtgaatattttcggaagggaagccggagtaaaaaatctacttaccaaaacgctcagcactgattttcaacaatgttcgagtttcaagtttgataatgatgcctttgaaaaatgccttctgagttaagttgtatgcgtgacggcacatgcagtcattcaaaactaagtttggaaaacgaagtttccttcgacagcaaataatctgtcagacaacagtctcagctgtacgagtcacaATTAACACATCAAAGAAACTCCCAGAATCTGTGATCCAAGCTCAAAATGATATCACAAATGTTCACCTTTGTACTAACTTTGTGACTCAATTCGTGGTTTTTACCATAATGTGtaactaacaagtaacaacagcTCTTCTTATTCCTATACTTGCTATTTGAATCTTGACTCTTGAGTATACTTATaacctatattaaataaataatttaaaattgtgtGTAATCGATAAGTAGCTTTTGTATGAAGttaaatcttaaaattttgtatcgACTTTTATACACTCTTTTTGATTATTTCCCGCGCACCTTAGTatacatttgtatggatttagatataattttaaagtGATTATACCCATATATAAATGTGAGATTGTTTTGAATTTATATAAGTGTTGTGTGTTAGTGTAGCTTTGGTAATTGCCTTATTGATTAATGATATGAAGCTCGGTGGCGTGACTATTCCGGTTTGCAACCGCCGTTGTTTAATCCTTTCATTTATTGCAcaaaggaaaataatattatgtaccattgaataaattgattcataggcagttgatagaGCTATTTGGTATGGTAATGTTAACTTTATAGGTACATATAAGTCGTGATCGTCGTCGTCGTCACCTGAGTTTGACAAAATGCAACAAAACCatagtactcccaaattaataatgcgcgtggaaatcttcgctaattgtcgtaatcacgaaaacacccgaatctatgaaacggaagagccccaaacaatgcacttgcattttgcacttTGTTCAAAGGGAATagaagtaattattttaaagccggtggctgtccgctgtcgctggTCTGTCAATTAGTGCTATAActactgacctccattatacaagtacgctggacttatgatacccacctgttACCTGCTtttcatttcaaagggtatcgtaagtccagcgtacttgtacaACGGGGGTCAGtggctataactcaccgggaagccatcgcgacgttaccatggtaacatccaagcaacgtctggcgcctctacgtcgccgcaaagcagtgtttttcttaaagttaattttaaaaacaacgCTTTTTAGCGAACGTCTTCGGACACTCGGGATACGACCGTTGatgaaaaattacgaaaatttttaTGCGCATtatatcactttgggagcactgtagaTACGTAGGTTTGCCAACTgcaatgaatcaacttctctgatacttGATAGTACAATCTCCAACAGATGCGGTGTACTGTTGAAAGCAAGGCAATAAGATTGGAAGTGGTACGCCGGTTATGTCAGTGATCTTTGCTTATAATTATAGAGTAGGTTTTACCtataagtacattattttaaatttataacgGGTCTACTGTGCGGTGTGCCAGATTTCCATTACTTCGAGTGTTATGTACCGTACCAGGCGTTTGATATTGTGCTATATTATCAGCTATAAAACCCCTATTGCTGAGTTGTTGAATTGTATACGTATGTAAACGTCCTATAACAACCCACTCATGCGTAAGACACCATGCATATGGGTGAGtgtcagcgttgccagattttttgtaccaagtcgggactttggaacatTTTGAGTAAAAAatcgggattcttcagtcaaaagcgggacaaagtaaaaaaaggtataaaatcaaaagttttttgaatttttatctttttatttgcgttaaaataacgtttacgtgacaataaatagctaaagtagccaaagaaaatccaccccccAGCttccacactcttatcttcattacgcacctttctttctcaacACGCTGCatgtacgttcgggctttccccgaaaagcggggcTGAggctgtcccgcgcgggacatttaattttgatttaaaaaatctggacgtcccgtcaaaatcgggacgtctggcaacgctggtgaGTGTCCTAGTCCAAGAGATTGAAGCGACATTCGATTTACGGAAATCAGGCCCTTTAAAGTATAAGTACAGAAGCATAAAGACGGTAATGGAAATTCattatttttacctatttacTACTCCACgaattttacataataagtacttatttaaaattatttcttccttaataataagtgaataattataatgttcGATTGTTttgtcacaatataatattttttatattaatgtaaTCAAAGCacgtttaatataaaataatttgattttttgcAGGGTTTTGATCTGTGTTCAAATACACCGAGTCTAGTCAAAAATTGTTTCGTTGGTCCTTAACctacaattttttgtgtgtgtgtgaagTGCTTTATGATATATTAGCTAGTTtcgaaaatattatacaattaatataaattaaaccaTTTTTAATCTAGTCATCCTCTACTGTTAAAGTTTACTCTATTTATCGTAGGTTTTATCGAGGCGTAGCTGGATTTTTTATGGGACCAAATTATAGAACGGGAATGGATAAATGGATATCCgcaaaataattcaaaattgacATCAAACACAAATACTGAAACTTAATTTACATAAGTACTTGAATATTTTGTCACAGTGCTGAGTTTAACGCCGCGCTCATATAATTTAAATGTTgacttaattttaatgaaaagtcGTTAAATTTAAGGTTATAATTAAAACTCTTGACGTAACGTCCAATCGTAAGATTCTGCCATGGACTTATGATACTCgtctgctttttgtgcctatttgaagcggaatcagcgcccccaatgcgggggaagagaactaaatctgaagTAAGTTGCAAATGGCCGTTTCGTTCGTACCTATTTCGTAGTTcgtattggttgtcatcactagtattagttccaagtactctcactacttttagttctcttcccccgcattgggggcgctgattccgcttcaaataggcacaaaaaatagctgtcattttaaagggtatcgtaagtccagcgtacttgtaactataatagaggtcagtgttCACCAAATATCTGACGTCCTCAGTGAAAAGTGACAATTTCCCTATCAGCCTACTTGTGTGATAAATATTTCGAGTATTGCGtcaccgcagatatacaatttcaagttggcaaTCGTACATTTTTAATTGTGGGAAGGGAATCGCGGTTCTGAATTCTGATCACCGGATCAGAATTCAGAACCGcggtgtccaattatttagttgtacaatttagttggaaaaatgtgcgagctctcatataTCGCCATAGCTATTAGTACACTATGTGATTGAGTTGGTCAACTTGAAATtataagtctgcggtcgctctgtCGCTGTCTGATGTACAGTTTTGCGGCTGTCCGAAACGAAAGGGATGTGTTTTGTCCCACTGGTTACGCCTACTATTGTCACCTCTTTATCTTTAAATCGATACCTTCCTTCTACGCCTTCAATGAT of Aricia agestis chromosome 9, ilAriAges1.1, whole genome shotgun sequence contains these proteins:
- the LOC121730249 gene encoding protein N-terminal glutamine amidohydrolase, giving the protein MSVNAQVQFPKNENNLKGDKSTKPLFPKPADCSYVSCYCEENVWKLCQDVSIRIPGELDRCFVVFISNPCRTVPLWKQRAGREEDRLVIWDYHVIFLYALDSKSCLVYDLDSELPFPTFFHKYVTETFRTDQVLKSDFHRFFRVVSAKQFLQHFASDRRHMKRPDGTWIKPPPAYPAICTSTSTHNLDEYINMDTGTGPGQVFNLTDFVQRFYKIEK